From a single Terriglobia bacterium genomic region:
- a CDS encoding NAD(P)H-hydrate dehydratase, with amino-acid sequence MKITTAEEMRQIDRVTGERHGVPSLTLMENAGTHVSDYVLRRYPRAQRICVVCGKGNNGGDGFVAARKLHEAGKKVDVLLLGDPAEVKGDAAAMLAKLPLAPLVIRSEEELKDGGARSPLTAMDARARSPSSAMKEADLILDAILGTGFKPPVTGLFAAAIELINALPVPAFAVDIPSGASADAFAPEPHLRCRADAIVTFTAPRPAHVFADLTRGEIVVGQIGSPPEAIQSQLNLDVIAWPDIKSCFAPRAPDANKGNFGHVLTIGGSLGKSGAAAMAGMAALRAGAGLSTVATPRCVLPMVAGFAAELMTEPLAETEAGTISLAAIEYGRLDAIVAGKTVLALGPGISRHPDTVQFIRAIVGTYPQPLVIDADGLNAFAGLTERLEGSTRPLVVTPHPGEMARLAGISTKQVQQDRIGVARSFARDHHCIVVLKGHRTLVAEPDGHVWVNMTGNPGMATGGTGDVLTGLIAGMIAQFPNDLVQAVCAAVWLHGYAGDRAATLGEQYMAATDLLFHCWIDSTARRKFAKDPFVSIHDIGNIRRSLEY; translated from the coding sequence ATGAAGATCACCACCGCTGAAGAGATGCGCCAGATCGACCGCGTGACCGGCGAGCGCCACGGCGTGCCGTCGCTCACCCTGATGGAAAACGCGGGCACGCACGTCTCCGACTACGTGCTGCGGCGCTACCCGCGCGCGCAACGAATCTGCGTGGTCTGCGGAAAAGGGAACAACGGCGGCGATGGTTTCGTGGCCGCGCGCAAGCTGCATGAAGCGGGGAAGAAGGTCGACGTCCTGCTGCTGGGCGATCCGGCGGAGGTCAAGGGCGATGCGGCGGCGATGCTGGCGAAATTGCCCCTCGCGCCGCTCGTCATCCGAAGCGAAGAGGAATTGAAGGACGGTGGAGCGCGCTCGCCCTTGACCGCAATGGACGCTAGAGCGCGCTCGCCCTCGAGCGCGATGAAGGAAGCTGATCTGATCCTCGACGCCATCCTCGGTACCGGTTTCAAACCTCCGGTCACGGGCCTCTTCGCAGCCGCCATTGAGCTGATCAATGCGTTGCCCGTCCCAGCGTTTGCGGTGGACATTCCTTCCGGCGCCAGCGCCGATGCGTTTGCTCCCGAGCCGCACCTGCGCTGCCGTGCCGACGCGATCGTCACCTTCACCGCGCCGCGTCCGGCGCATGTCTTCGCCGATCTTACCCGCGGCGAAATTGTGGTAGGCCAGATCGGCTCACCTCCGGAGGCAATTCAGTCGCAACTCAACCTCGATGTGATTGCGTGGCCTGACATCAAGTCCTGCTTCGCGCCGCGCGCACCTGACGCGAACAAAGGCAACTTCGGGCACGTGCTCACCATCGGCGGTTCGCTGGGAAAATCCGGCGCGGCTGCCATGGCAGGAATGGCGGCACTGCGCGCCGGCGCCGGACTGTCCACGGTGGCGACACCGCGCTGCGTGCTGCCGATGGTCGCCGGATTTGCCGCCGAACTCATGACCGAACCGCTGGCGGAAACCGAGGCGGGCACCATCTCGCTCGCCGCCATCGAATATGGGCGGTTGGATGCAATCGTCGCCGGCAAAACCGTGCTCGCACTTGGGCCGGGCATTTCGCGCCACCCCGACACGGTGCAGTTCATCCGCGCTATTGTTGGCACGTACCCGCAGCCGCTGGTGATCGATGCCGATGGGTTAAACGCATTTGCGGGCTTGACCGAGCGGCTGGAGGGAAGCACGCGTCCCTTGGTCGTGACCCCGCATCCCGGCGAAATGGCGCGCCTGGCGGGCATTTCGACGAAACAGGTACAGCAGGACCGCATCGGCGTCGCGCGTAGTTTCGCCCGCGATCACCACTGTATTGTCGTGCTCAAGGGACATCGCACGCTGGTCGCCGAACCCGATGGTCACGTGTGGGTCAACATGACCGGCAATCCCGGCATGGCCACCGGCGGCACCGGCGACGTGCTCACCGGCCTGATTGCGGGCATGATCGCGCAATTTCCCAACGATCTGGTCCAGGCGGTGTGCGCGGCAGTGTGGCTCCACGGGTATGCAGGGGATCGGGCGGCGACGTTGGGCGAGCAATACATGGCCGCTACCGATTTGCTTTTCCATTGCTGGATAGATTCGACAGCGAGGCGGAAGTTTGCCAAAGATCCGTTCGTCAGCATCCACGACATCGGCAATATTCGCCGAAGCCTGGAATATTGA
- a CDS encoding potassium channel protein, whose translation MKAIRNLKLVAIALLVLFALGTAGFHLVEGWSWFDSFYMVLITVTTIGYTEVHTLSQPGRIFNVFVIIAGVGLVFLAIGVVAQALLEFELTQFFGRRRMEREIERLSGHFIICGAGRVGRSTARELALKPVPFVIIENAAVKMEPLPPEWLAIRGDATQEPTLRQAHIERARGLVAATTTDATNIYIVLTARGLNPKLKIIARASEEDAEKHLKTAGADSVISPYHFAGHRIAQSFLRPHVLDFIDSATVRLGVDLEIAEVEVAAGSRYVGQTFRTSKMRHDTGIIVLAIKREGAMRFNPEPDDQIAAGDTLIAMGEAAGMRKLEEAAQR comes from the coding sequence TTGAAAGCTATTCGCAATCTCAAGCTTGTTGCGATCGCGCTGCTCGTGCTCTTCGCCCTGGGCACCGCCGGCTTCCACCTGGTCGAGGGCTGGTCCTGGTTCGACAGCTTCTACATGGTGCTGATCACGGTCACCACCATCGGCTACACCGAAGTGCACACGCTGTCGCAACCGGGCCGCATCTTTAACGTGTTCGTCATCATCGCCGGCGTCGGCCTGGTTTTCCTGGCGATCGGGGTCGTAGCCCAGGCTTTGCTAGAATTCGAGCTCACTCAATTCTTTGGAAGGCGGCGCATGGAACGCGAGATCGAGCGCCTGAGCGGTCACTTCATTATCTGCGGCGCCGGACGCGTGGGGCGCAGCACCGCGCGCGAATTGGCGCTCAAGCCGGTGCCGTTCGTCATCATCGAAAATGCCGCCGTCAAGATGGAACCGCTGCCGCCGGAGTGGCTGGCCATCCGGGGCGACGCCACCCAGGAGCCGACGCTGCGCCAGGCGCACATTGAGCGCGCCCGCGGCCTGGTGGCCGCCACCACCACCGACGCCACCAACATCTACATCGTGCTCACCGCACGCGGGCTGAACCCCAAGCTCAAGATCATTGCCCGCGCCAGCGAGGAAGACGCGGAGAAGCACCTCAAGACCGCAGGCGCCGATTCCGTGATCTCGCCGTATCACTTCGCCGGGCACAGGATTGCGCAGTCGTTCCTGCGGCCGCACGTGCTCGATTTCATCGATTCCGCCACGGTGCGGCTGGGCGTTGACCTGGAAATCGCCGAAGTCGAGGTGGCTGCGGGATCGCGCTATGTCGGACAGACGTTCCGCACCTCGAAGATGCGCCACGATACCGGCATCATCGTGCTCGCCATCAAGCGCGAGGGCGCCATGCGCTTCAATCCCGAGCCCGACGACCAGATCGCGGCCGGCGATACCCTGATTGCCATGGGCGAGGCCGCGGGCATGCGTAAGCTGGAGGAGGCCGCGCAAAGATAG
- a CDS encoding amino acid permease gives MSDLLATKPLDTILSEAAETGEHALKRALGPVNLITLGIGAIIGAGIFVLTGAAAAQYAGPAIVLSFILAGIACAFAGLCYSEFASLIPIAGSAYTYGYATLGEIFAWIIGWDLILEYAFGAATVASGWSGYVNSLLQDWGIHIPPSLTATPGTELVLYHGRWERLATIQGTLDKVGVAPGSLPHITGTFNLVAFVAICLVTVILVIGIQESANFNSAVVIIKVSIVLVFIGIAAAFVTKNPSLATTNWHPFIPPNTGQFGHYGWSGVARGAAVIFFAYIGFDAVSTAAQEAKQPKRDMPIGILGSLVICTILYILVSGLLTGVVSYKALNVPDPVAVGIDATGVRWGSLLVKLGAIAGLGSVMLVMLLGQSRVFFSMSRDGLLPQWAGRVHPRFRTPYISSITVGIFVAIFASLIPIGILGELVSIGTLLAFVIVCAGVWVMRRKRPEIHRPFKTPWVPFTPIMGILVSGLMMVSLPGDTWLRLVIWLVIGMAVYFFYGRYHSKVQMARNESRGTAMAD, from the coding sequence ATGTCTGACCTGCTGGCAACCAAACCTCTCGACACCATCCTGTCCGAGGCAGCGGAAACGGGTGAGCACGCCCTGAAACGCGCGCTCGGCCCGGTGAACCTGATCACCCTCGGCATCGGCGCCATCATCGGCGCGGGAATTTTCGTCCTCACCGGCGCCGCCGCCGCGCAGTATGCCGGCCCGGCGATCGTCCTGTCGTTCATCCTGGCGGGAATCGCGTGCGCCTTCGCCGGACTGTGCTATTCGGAATTCGCCTCCTTAATTCCGATCGCCGGTTCCGCGTACACCTACGGTTACGCCACGCTGGGCGAAATTTTTGCCTGGATCATCGGCTGGGACCTGATCCTGGAATACGCTTTCGGCGCGGCCACGGTGGCTTCCGGCTGGAGCGGCTACGTCAACAGCCTGCTGCAGGATTGGGGCATCCACATCCCGCCGTCGCTGACGGCCACGCCGGGCACGGAATTGGTGCTGTACCACGGCCGCTGGGAGCGGCTGGCGACCATCCAGGGCACGCTGGATAAAGTGGGCGTCGCGCCCGGTTCCTTGCCGCATATCACCGGGACATTCAACCTGGTGGCGTTCGTCGCCATCTGCCTGGTAACGGTGATCCTGGTGATTGGCATCCAGGAATCGGCGAATTTCAACTCCGCGGTCGTGATCATCAAGGTTTCGATCGTGCTGGTGTTCATCGGCATCGCGGCTGCGTTCGTGACGAAGAACCCGTCGCTGGCTACCACGAACTGGCATCCGTTCATTCCTCCCAACACAGGGCAATTCGGGCACTACGGCTGGTCGGGGGTGGCGCGCGGCGCCGCCGTGATCTTCTTCGCCTACATTGGCTTTGACGCCGTCTCCACCGCCGCACAGGAGGCCAAGCAACCGAAGCGCGATATGCCCATCGGCATTCTCGGCTCGCTGGTGATCTGCACCATCCTCTACATCCTGGTTTCCGGGCTGCTGACGGGCGTGGTTTCCTACAAGGCGCTCAACGTTCCGGATCCGGTGGCGGTGGGCATCGATGCCACCGGCGTGCGCTGGGGATCGCTGCTGGTGAAGCTGGGCGCCATCGCGGGCCTCGGCTCGGTGATGCTGGTGATGTTGCTCGGCCAGTCGCGCGTGTTCTTCTCCATGTCGCGCGACGGGCTGCTGCCACAGTGGGCGGGCCGCGTGCACCCGCGCTTCCGCACGCCCTACATCTCGTCCATCACGGTGGGAATCTTCGTCGCCATTTTTGCCTCGCTGATTCCCATCGGGATTCTCGGAGAGCTGGTTTCCATCGGCACCCTGCTGGCGTTTGTGATCGTTTGCGCCGGTGTGTGGGTGATGCGCCGCAAACGGCCCGAGATCCATCGGCCATTCAAGACGCCGTGGGTACCGTTCACGCCGATCATGGGAATTCTCGTTTCCGGCCTGATGATGGTCAGCCTGCCCGGGGACACCTGGCTGCGGCTGGTGATCTGGCTGGTCATCGGCATGGCGGTGTATTTCTTTTACGGCCGCTACCACAGCAAGGTGCAGATGGCTCGGAACGAATCCAGGGGAACGGCGATGGCCGACTAA
- a CDS encoding amino acid permease, whose product MGSMIGSGIFIVSADIARLVNSPALLIAAWAVTGFMTIVGALCYGELAAMMPKAGGQYVFLRDSLGPLWGFLYGWTFFLVIQCGTIAAVGVAFGKFLGVFFPSVSSTHWVLHFWKAPPIHIGPMVLGNMDVGLNTANLAGIIIIVLLSIVNVYGVRTGAMVQNVFTFAKAAALIGLVIAGIVVGRNAVAETANFGAAFWRHMSWGARFPVEVGVGGPIAMVSLLTILAVAQVGSLFAADAWNNVTFTAAEVKNPSRNLPLSLAMGTGFVILLYIAANFAYLSVLPLQGEPQGATVIARGIQYAAEDRVGTAMMQGVYAQFGALLMAAAILVSTFGCNNGLILAGARVYYAMAKDGLFFRSVARLHPKYKTPAVSLMVQMVWCSILCLSGTYGQLLDYIIFAVLVFYILTILGLFVLRVKQPNAPRPYRAIGYPVLPAIYILLALFIDIVLLRYKPQYTWPGLIIVLVGIPVFYLWRRSAGGAPVTE is encoded by the coding sequence ATGGGCTCGATGATCGGCTCGGGAATTTTTATCGTTTCCGCCGACATCGCCCGCCTGGTGAATTCGCCCGCGCTGCTGATCGCCGCCTGGGCCGTAACCGGATTCATGACCATTGTCGGCGCTCTCTGCTACGGCGAACTGGCGGCGATGATGCCCAAGGCCGGCGGCCAGTATGTGTTTTTGCGCGACTCCCTGGGACCGCTGTGGGGCTTCCTGTACGGGTGGACGTTTTTCCTGGTCATCCAGTGCGGCACGATCGCCGCGGTAGGCGTGGCGTTTGGAAAATTTCTCGGCGTATTTTTTCCCTCGGTCTCTTCCACCCATTGGGTCCTCCACTTCTGGAAAGCGCCGCCGATTCACATCGGCCCCATGGTGCTGGGCAACATGGACGTCGGCCTGAACACCGCCAATCTGGCTGGCATCATCATCATCGTGCTGCTCTCCATCGTGAACGTGTACGGCGTGCGTACCGGCGCCATGGTGCAGAACGTATTCACCTTCGCCAAGGCCGCGGCGCTGATCGGACTCGTCATCGCCGGAATAGTGGTCGGGCGCAACGCCGTCGCCGAAACCGCCAATTTCGGCGCTGCGTTCTGGCGTCACATGAGCTGGGGCGCGCGTTTCCCGGTGGAAGTCGGCGTCGGCGGCCCGATCGCGATGGTCAGCTTGCTGACCATACTCGCCGTGGCGCAGGTCGGATCGCTGTTCGCGGCCGACGCGTGGAACAACGTCACCTTCACCGCCGCCGAGGTCAAGAATCCCAGCCGCAACCTGCCCTTGTCCCTGGCGATGGGCACCGGCTTCGTGATCCTGCTCTACATTGCGGCGAACTTTGCCTACCTGTCGGTGCTGCCGTTGCAGGGCGAGCCGCAGGGCGCCACGGTGATTGCGCGCGGCATCCAGTATGCCGCTGAAGACCGCGTCGGGACGGCCATGATGCAGGGCGTGTACGCCCAGTTTGGCGCCCTGCTGATGGCGGCGGCGATCCTGGTTTCCACGTTCGGCTGCAACAACGGGCTCATCCTGGCCGGCGCGCGCGTGTATTACGCCATGGCCAAGGATGGCTTGTTTTTCCGCAGCGTCGCCCGCCTGCATCCCAAGTACAAGACGCCGGCGGTCTCGCTGATGGTGCAGATGGTCTGGTGCTCCATCCTCTGCCTTTCGGGAACCTACGGGCAGTTGCTGGATTACATCATCTTTGCCGTGCTGGTGTTTTACATCCTGACCATTCTCGGACTCTTTGTCCTGCGGGTGAAGCAGCCCAACGCGCCCCGGCCGTATCGCGCCATCGGCTACCCGGTCTTGCCGGCCATTTACATCTTGCTGGCGCTCTTTATTGATATAGTGCTGCTGCGTTACAAGCCCCAGTACACCTGGCCGGGCTTGATCATCGTTCTGGTGGGGATTCCGGTGTTTTACCTCTGGCGGCGCTCCGCCGGCGGCGCGCCCGTCACGGAATAA
- the thiE gene encoding thiamine phosphate synthase, which yields MAIEHRPEPVASVVEGAIDLPRLYAIVDASCFPDDRALFQFAEELLSAGATLLQYRNKVGSARQMLSHARELRRIAGDRARLIMNDRADLCLAAGFDGVHLGQDDLPPEAVRRIVGKPLWMGVSTHNPEQLRRADQSDADYLAIGPVFATGSKAKPDPVVGLEGVRAARALTRKPLVAIGGITRSNARSVIEAGADAVAVISDLLDDPRRAVEEFDRCLAGA from the coding sequence ATGGCCATCGAACATCGACCAGAACCTGTCGCGAGCGTAGTCGAGGGAGCCATCGACCTCCCCCGCCTGTACGCGATCGTGGATGCGTCTTGTTTTCCGGACGACCGCGCTTTGTTTCAATTCGCGGAGGAGTTACTCTCCGCGGGCGCGACCCTTCTGCAATACCGGAATAAAGTCGGCAGCGCGCGCCAGATGCTTTCCCATGCCCGCGAATTGCGTCGGATTGCCGGCGACCGCGCGCGGCTGATCATGAACGACCGCGCCGACCTCTGCCTCGCCGCCGGCTTCGACGGCGTCCACCTGGGCCAGGACGATCTCCCGCCGGAAGCCGTACGGCGCATCGTCGGAAAGCCGCTCTGGATGGGCGTTTCCACGCATAATCCTGAACAGCTCCGGCGCGCCGATCAGAGCGACGCCGACTATCTCGCCATCGGTCCGGTGTTCGCCACCGGCAGCAAGGCGAAGCCCGATCCCGTGGTCGGACTCGAGGGCGTGCGCGCCGCCCGCGCCCTCACCCGCAAGCCGCTGGTCGCGATCGGGGGCATCACGCGCTCCAATGCACGCTCGGTGATCGAAGCCGGCGCTGACGCGGTCGCCGTCATCTCCGACCTGCTAGACGATCCGCGGCGCGCGGTCGAGGAATTTGATCGCTGTCTCGCAGGTGCCTAA
- the accC gene encoding acetyl-CoA carboxylase biotin carboxylase subunit, which yields MFNKVLIANRGEIALRVICACKELGIRTVAIYSDVDRNSLHVRFADEAICIGPPRLSESYLNIPSVISAAEIANVDAIHPGYGLLSENANFAEVCETCGIKFIGPPPDVTRLMGEKEKARQAMKQAGVPILPGSEGVVQSAGEAAEWARQVGFPVIVKASAGGGGRGMRVIRSEQELPNLFQAAQSEAAAAFGNGDLYMERFIEQPRHIEFQVLGDQYGKVVTLGERECSIQRRHQKLLEESPSVALTPELRARMGKMVAETLAVIGYVNAGTVEFLMDEDGSLYFIEMNTRIQVEHPVTEMVTDVDLVKSQIRLAMGEPLEKVLQGPVVTRGHAIECRINAEHPEKFTPSAGTITTFHPPGGTGVRVDTAAYTEAVVPPYYDSLIAKLIVRGKDRDEAISRMSRALEMFIIEGIHTSIPLQRRILAHPDFRAGRTDTKFMERLLNAAKAAV from the coding sequence CCGCGTCATCTGCGCCTGCAAGGAACTGGGCATCCGCACCGTCGCCATTTACAGCGACGTGGATCGCAACTCGCTGCACGTGCGTTTCGCCGATGAAGCCATCTGCATCGGCCCGCCGCGCCTGAGCGAAAGCTACCTCAACATCCCCTCCGTCATCAGCGCCGCCGAGATTGCCAACGTGGACGCCATCCACCCCGGCTACGGCCTGCTCAGCGAGAACGCCAACTTCGCCGAAGTGTGCGAGACCTGCGGCATCAAGTTCATCGGGCCGCCGCCGGATGTCACGCGCCTGATGGGGGAAAAGGAAAAGGCGCGGCAGGCCATGAAGCAAGCCGGCGTGCCCATCCTCCCCGGCTCCGAAGGCGTGGTGCAGTCGGCGGGGGAAGCGGCCGAGTGGGCGCGCCAGGTGGGGTTCCCGGTGATCGTGAAAGCGTCGGCCGGCGGCGGCGGACGCGGCATGAGGGTCATCCGCAGCGAGCAGGAACTTCCCAACCTGTTTCAGGCGGCGCAATCGGAAGCGGCGGCGGCCTTCGGCAACGGCGACCTCTACATGGAAAGGTTCATCGAACAGCCGCGCCACATCGAGTTCCAGGTGCTGGGCGATCAGTACGGCAAGGTGGTCACGCTCGGCGAGCGCGAGTGCTCCATCCAGCGCCGCCACCAGAAGCTGCTGGAGGAATCGCCCTCGGTTGCGCTCACCCCCGAACTCCGTGCCCGCATGGGGAAGATGGTGGCCGAAACCCTGGCCGTCATCGGCTACGTGAATGCCGGCACCGTTGAGTTCCTCATGGACGAGGACGGCAGCCTGTATTTCATCGAAATGAACACCCGCATCCAGGTGGAACATCCGGTGACGGAGATGGTCACCGATGTGGATTTGGTCAAGAGCCAGATCCGGCTGGCGATGGGAGAGCCGCTGGAGAAAGTCTTGCAAGGGCCGGTGGTCACCCGCGGCCACGCCATTGAGTGCCGCATCAATGCCGAGCATCCGGAGAAGTTCACACCGTCGGCGGGAACGATCACGACCTTTCATCCGCCGGGCGGGACCGGCGTGCGGGTTGACACCGCCGCTTACACCGAAGCGGTGGTGCCGCCCTACTATGATTCGCTGATCGCCAAGTTGATCGTGCGCGGCAAGGACCGCGACGAGGCCATCTCGCGGATGTCGCGGGCGCTGGAAATGTTCATCATCGAGGGCATCCACACCTCGATTCCCTTGCAGCGCCGCATCCTCGCCCATCCCGACTTCCGCGCCGGCCGCACCGATACCAAGTTCATGGAGCGCTTGCTGAACGCGGCCAAGGCCGCTGTCTAG